The Thalassotalea nanhaiensis genome has a window encoding:
- a CDS encoding YheV family putative zinc ribbon protein, with the protein MKKRFIAGATCPKCNAMDTLALTKENGVEKVTCVSCNMEMTQPAEQVEPEIRSDEQVIGVFKP; encoded by the coding sequence ATGAAAAAACGATTTATTGCTGGTGCTACCTGCCCAAAATGTAATGCTATGGATACTTTGGCGTTAACCAAAGAGAACGGTGTTGAAAAAGTTACCTGCGTTAGCTGTAATATGGAAATGACTCAACCTGCAGAGCAAGTTGAACCTGAAATTCGCAGCGACGAACAAGTGATTGGCGTTTTCAAGCCGTAA
- a CDS encoding SlyX family protein produces the protein MTTELQQISVLLDRVDNLEAKIAFQDDIIEQLNNEITVHHEQLSDLNEQLRLIGQRVKDMNTTAVGRVEDETPPPHY, from the coding sequence ATGACCACAGAGTTACAACAAATATCGGTATTACTAGACCGTGTTGATAATTTGGAAGCGAAAATCGCTTTTCAAGACGATATTATTGAACAACTCAATAATGAAATTACCGTTCACCATGAGCAACTTAGTGATCTAAATGAACAACTAAGGCTTATCGGCCAACGGGTAAAAGATATGAACACAACGGCTGTTGGGCGGGTAGAAGATGAAACCCCACCACCCCATTATTAA
- the fkpA gene encoding FKBP-type peptidyl-prolyl cis-trans isomerase has product MKFIVKPTLVAVAVMALMGCNQEAEKKAAVLETEDQKQSYALGASIGTYMNNNLTEQEKFGVVLDKELLMAGFTESLNGNAQLEQEEIQQLLMALDQKVNEKKQAQAAIENEKSLDAGKNFLAENAKVEGVQTTESGLQYQVLTAAEGAKPTATDTVKVHYTGKLIDGTTFDSSVDRGEPIEFPLNRVIKGWTEGVQLMSVGSKYKFVIPSELAYGPNGTGPIPGNATLVFEVELLDIITPAAPATEEAAAH; this is encoded by the coding sequence ATGAAATTTATCGTTAAACCAACTTTGGTAGCAGTAGCTGTAATGGCATTAATGGGCTGTAACCAAGAAGCAGAGAAAAAAGCTGCTGTACTTGAAACAGAAGATCAAAAACAATCTTATGCTTTAGGTGCTTCGATTGGTACTTATATGAATAACAACTTAACTGAGCAAGAAAAGTTTGGTGTTGTTTTAGATAAAGAACTATTAATGGCTGGTTTTACTGAAAGCTTAAATGGTAATGCACAACTAGAGCAAGAAGAAATTCAGCAGCTTCTAATGGCATTAGACCAAAAAGTAAATGAGAAAAAACAAGCTCAAGCAGCAATTGAAAACGAGAAAAGTTTAGATGCTGGTAAAAACTTTTTAGCAGAAAATGCTAAAGTTGAAGGCGTTCAAACTACTGAGTCAGGTTTACAATACCAAGTATTAACTGCTGCCGAAGGTGCTAAACCTACTGCAACTGATACTGTTAAAGTACATTACACTGGTAAGTTAATTGACGGCACTACATTTGATAGTTCTGTTGATCGTGGTGAGCCAATTGAGTTCCCACTTAACCGTGTAATTAAAGGTTGGACTGAAGGTGTTCAGTTAATGAGTGTTGGTTCTAAGTACAAGTTTGTTATCCCTTCAGAACTTGCATACGGACCAAACGGTACGGGCCCAATCCCAGGTAACGCAACATTAGTATTTGAAGTTGAATTATTAGACATCATTACTCCTGCAGCACCAGCTACAGAAGAAGCTGCTGCTCACTAA
- a CDS encoding Hpt domain-containing protein: MESIKFDDFRALYCEQPEEMVEIAQIFCTHAQGLVQKLQLELNDNDEYMYLIYLHQLKGSVGYLYLHNLVNTIIELESEIAVKSLTGVGQLHDNLMNLLNTLIEKVEGEIVMSECI, translated from the coding sequence GTGGAGTCTATAAAATTTGACGACTTTCGAGCGTTATATTGTGAACAACCTGAAGAAATGGTGGAGATCGCCCAAATATTTTGTACTCACGCCCAAGGGCTAGTGCAGAAACTGCAATTAGAACTGAACGATAACGATGAATATATGTATTTAATCTACCTTCATCAGTTGAAGGGCAGTGTTGGGTATTTATATTTGCATAATTTAGTAAATACTATTATTGAACTTGAATCAGAAATTGCAGTTAAAAGTCTGACCGGTGTGGGTCAGTTACATGACAATTTAATGAATTTGCTTAATACCCTTATTGAAAAAGTTGAAGGTGAAATTGTTATGAGCGAGTGCATATGA
- a CDS encoding EAL domain-containing response regulator, with amino-acid sequence MKIVIIEADNFQCLLLSRMIKRAGDFDVIAFSNVDDCLMELAITSEPTVIFSDINLPDRSGITLFRELKKNEYILGLVVVSALPEAMLESIKVLIGQFGMKFTHILNKPVIEDEINGIIHSIESFINYPKLSCADNLLTKDELQRAKYENSFHPYFQPQVNIRTGEIHGLEILGRIIFDGQLMLPETFIQPLTKFGMMTEYTLSILARAIHLLRAHGLDEHRISLNVEYGSLQEVDFAEKLLQVLRESAYPARQLTLEVTESKSSLSANVLYNLTELKLNSITLSIDNFGHGSSNIDELLNIPFSELKIDNRYTANMITSVKTKAVNQSINQLCKDLNIICIAQGVETEQQIQVLKALDVSLAQGFYFSPPIPAPKLKNALTTTREMMEKLILA; translated from the coding sequence ATGAAAATAGTCATTATTGAGGCCGACAATTTTCAGTGCTTACTCTTAAGCAGAATGATAAAGCGAGCAGGTGATTTTGATGTTATCGCTTTTTCCAATGTTGACGATTGCTTGATGGAGTTAGCGATAACTAGTGAACCTACGGTCATTTTTTCTGATATAAATTTACCCGATAGATCTGGCATAACATTATTTAGAGAATTAAAAAAGAATGAATACATTCTTGGCTTAGTGGTTGTAAGTGCCTTACCTGAAGCTATGTTGGAATCTATAAAGGTGCTAATTGGGCAGTTCGGGATGAAATTTACCCACATATTAAATAAACCAGTAATAGAGGATGAAATAAATGGGATTATTCACTCAATAGAAAGCTTTATAAACTATCCTAAATTAAGCTGTGCTGACAACCTCTTGACTAAAGATGAATTGCAAAGGGCTAAGTATGAAAACTCTTTTCACCCATATTTTCAACCGCAAGTAAATATTCGTACCGGAGAAATACACGGTTTAGAGATTTTAGGTCGTATTATCTTTGATGGTCAATTAATGCTTCCAGAAACCTTCATTCAGCCACTAACTAAGTTTGGCATGATGACGGAATATACTTTATCGATATTGGCCAGAGCAATTCACTTATTAAGAGCGCATGGCTTGGATGAGCATCGTATTTCTTTAAATGTTGAATATGGCAGCTTACAGGAGGTTGATTTTGCGGAAAAACTTTTACAAGTATTACGCGAATCTGCATATCCTGCACGACAATTAACCCTTGAAGTTACGGAGTCTAAATCTTCATTATCTGCAAATGTGTTATATAACTTAACTGAGCTAAAATTAAATTCTATTACGTTATCTATTGATAACTTCGGACATGGCAGCAGTAATATAGATGAGTTGTTAAATATACCATTTTCTGAATTGAAAATTGATAATAGATACACGGCAAACATGATAACAAGTGTTAAAACTAAAGCCGTTAATCAATCAATTAATCAGCTATGTAAAGACTTGAATATAATTTGTATTGCTCAGGGAGTTGAGACCGAACAACAAATACAGGTATTAAAAGCCTTAGATGTCTCGTTAGCACAAGGATTCTATTTTTCACCGCCTATACCTGCGCCCAAACTGAAAAACGCATTGACAACAACAAGAGAAATGATGGAGAAATTAATTTTAGCCTAG